The following coding sequences lie in one Rutidosis leptorrhynchoides isolate AG116_Rl617_1_P2 chromosome 4, CSIRO_AGI_Rlap_v1, whole genome shotgun sequence genomic window:
- the LOC139840903 gene encoding uncharacterized protein — translation MTIYETSDLVKLNQTFKNKEDFLMQLRTKCVTEGFQIKPKYSNKSRCIQDSNNFQVRKLNDLHTCSNTQILPNNKHATKKVLGNILKETCSFVNYARPVIIVDGAHLKSRYLGTNLIAVAMDANNGILPLAYGIGAGETTDHWTWFFGNLRDSLQSSGCCIVNLTIISDRAPAIAAGISNVFPEVFHALCARHLLGNLKSVSKRVKSYEWHYWKMCKAYRKSDFDHHYGILARRIPDSARTFTTVGFNRWSRHHADRVRYAYLTSNSAESMNALSVHVRKLPITMLLEFFRASVQQWFWEHRNTADGLTTSVTPYAERKLGKRNRKSISWTVKPISQVKFEVLDMKKRR, via the exons ATGACAATATATGAAACCTCAGATCTAGTTAAATTGAATCAGACTTTCAAAAACAAGGAAGATTTTCTTATGCAATTACGTACAAAGTGTGTTACTGAAGGGTTCCAGATAAAACCAAAGTACTCAAACAAGTCAAG GTGTATACAAGATAGCAACAACTTTCAAGTACGGAAGTTGAATGATCTACACACGTGCTCaaatacccaaattcttccgaacaATAAGCATGCCACCAAGAAGGTCCTAGGTAATATACTGAAAGAG ACATGTTCGTTTGTTAACTATGCACGACCAGTAATCATAGTCGATGGGGCTCATTTAAAAAGTCGTTACTTGGGGACTAACTTGATTGCTGTCGCTATGGATGCTAACAATGGAATCCTTCCATTAGCCTACGGTATTGGAGCAGGAGAGACCACCGATCATTGGACATGGTTTTTTGGTAATCTAAGAGACTCTCTACAGTCTTCGGGGTGTTGTATTGTTAATCTTACCATTATATCTGACAGGGCACCTGCAATAGCTGCTGGCATATCAAACGTATTTCCCGAAGTATTTCATGCACTATGTGCTAGACATTTGTTGGGAAACCTCAAAAGTGTGTCTAAAAGGGTTAAAAGTTACGAGTGGCACTACTGGAAAATGTGCAAAGCGTATAGAAAATCTGATTTTGATCACCACTATGGTATACTAGCACGACGTATCCCAGACAGTGCACGTACATTCACTACTGTTGGGTTCAACAGATGGTCTAGACATCATGCAGATCGTGTTCGGTATGCTTACCTAACTTCTAATAGTGCAGAGTCAATGAACGCACTGTCAGTTCATGTGAGGAAACTCCCGATTACAATGCTTCTTGAATTCTTTAGAGCTTCAGTTCAACAATGGTTTTGGGAACACCGAAACACTGCCGATGGTTTAACAACCTCTGTCACACCATATGCAGAGCGTAAGCTTGGTAAAAGAAATCGTAAGTCTATTAGTTGGACTGTCAAACCGATATCACAAGTTAAGTTTGAGGTATTGGATATGAAAAAAAGGCGGTAA